The sequence below is a genomic window from Luteitalea sp..
GAGCGGGATTGGGTACGCGCAAGGGCGAGGCCCCGCCCGGACGGTCATCAACCGCGCCCGCACTCGTGCGGAGCTCGATCGCCGGCTGTTGGGCGCCTTCCTGGAACATCTGGGACGGGCCATCTATACGGGCGTCTACGAGCCAGACTCGCCACTGGCCGACAAGAACGGCTTTCGCAGCGACGTGATCACCGAGGTCCGCGAGCTCGGCGTGCCGATCATGCGCTATCCGGGCGGCAATTTCGTCTCCGGGTACAACTGGCTCGACGGCGTCGGTCCGAAAGACCAGCGTCCCACGGTCCTGGAACGGGCCTGGAACTCGCTCGAGACCAATCAATTCGGCACCAACGAGTTCATCGAGTGGTGCCGGCTCGTCGACACCGAGCCCCTACTGGCATTCAACCTCGGCACCGGCACTCCGGAGAAGGCGGTCGCGTACGTCGAATACTGCAACCTCGACAAGGGCACGAAGTGGAGCGACCTTCGCCGCCAGCATGGCTACCAGCAACCGCACAATGTCCGGTATTGGTGTTTGGGTAACGAGATGGACGGGCCGTGGCAAATGGGCCACATGCCCGCGCGGGAATACGGGCGCAAGGCGCGCGACACCGCCCGCCAGCTTCGTGTCCTCGATGACACGCTCACGCTCATCGCGTGCGGCTCGAGCAACACGATACTGCCCACCTATCTCGTCTGGGACCGTGAAGTGCTCGAGGAATGTTACGACCAGGTGGACGCGATCTCGCTCCACAACTACTACGGCAACACGCCCGAGCTGACCGGCGAAGATACGTCGCGCTATCTTGCCATGAACCTGGACATGGAGGGTCAGATCCATGAGATTGCAGCGGTCTGCGACTATGTCCAGGGTGTCCTCAAGTCGCCGAAGCGGTTGTGGCTGTCGTTCGACGAGTGGAACGTGTGGTACAGGGCGCGCGGCGGCCGGTTCGCGAACGGCCAACGGGAGTTCGCCCCGCGTCTCTTGGAAGAGCCGTACAACCTGGAAGATGCGCTGCTCGTCGGCGGCTTCTTGAACACGCTGCTTCGCGAGTCTGAACGCGTGCGGGTTGGCTGCCTGGCCCAGATCGTCAACGTGATCGCGCCGTTGGTCACCAACGAAAAGGGTGTGCTGCGTCAGACCATTTACTACCCGTACGCCTGGGCGCTCCAATACGCCCGCGGCCAGGTGCTCGATCTCTTGGTCGAGTCCGAGACGTACCCGATTCGCGCAGAGGGGTTGCGACCCGACTTTGCCCGCGACGATCAAGTGCCCTACGCCGATGTCACCGTCACCGTCGATGCAAGCCGTAACGAGGCATGTGTGCTGGTGCTCAATCGCGACCTCGACTCCGAGCGGGAATTGATGCTCGACTGGCGCGATCCAACGCCGACGCGTGTGCTCGCCAGCCAGACGTTGACCGGGGCCGACCTGAAAGCCGTCAACACCTTCGAGCAGCCGACGCGTGTGACGCCGCAGCAGATCGATGCACCGCAACCTGCCGCGAAGATGACGCTCAAGCTTCCACCACGTTCATATAGCGTGTTTCATTTGTCGACGGCTTGACCCCCCGCCGTCTGTAGCGCGCGGCCTCGAGCGGGGTCGAATTCGTTTCAGGGCCCGGCCAAGAACCACTAAAGAGATACCGTATGCAAAGCCGGCTGGCAGCATGCTCACTTTCACGTGTTTTTGTCGCTGTTGTGCTTGTGGTCGCGGCCGCCGGGCGCGCGCCGTTGCACCCTCCCCTGGTCGCGCACGGACAGGCGGCAGCTTCTGCCGCGTCCTCCGATGCGCTGGTGACCGTGGCTGAACGCTCTGGCTACCAAAGAACCGGGCGCTACGATGAGGTGGTCACATTGTGCGCCGCGTTCCAGAAGGCCTTCCCGGAGCACGTACGTTGCACGGAGTTTGGCCGAACACCGGAAGGGAGGCCAATGCTTGCACTGCTTGCCTCCACTGTCGGTGCGCTGACGGTAGACGCTGCACGTGCACGTGGCCTGCCTGTTCTGCTGGTGCAGGGCGGCATTCACGCCGGCGAGATCGACGGGAAGGATGCCGGCTTCCGAGCCTTGCGCGAGCTGTTGCAAGGCCGCGCTGCCAAGGGTGCGCTCGATCATCTGGTCTTGGTCTTCGTCCCCGTGTTCAACGTCGATGGACACGAGCGCTTCGGCCGCTGGAACCGTCCGAACCAACGCGGCCCGGAGGAAATGGGCTGGCGGACGACGGCGCAGAACCTGAACCTGAATCGCGACTACGCCGTGGCGGACGCACCCGAGATGCATGCGATGCTGCGGCTGCTCGACGCCTGGGACCCGATTGTCACCGCTGACTTGCACGTCACCGACGGCGCGCAGTTCGAGCACGACGTGTCGATCACGCTCGAGCCGCTCTACTCCGGCGATCCGGCGCTGCGCAAGACAGGACGCACCATCCGCGACACCCTCCTCTCCAAGCTCACCGCGCAAGGCTCGCTTCCCTTGCCCTTCTACCCGGCATTCCTGACGCCAGACGACCCGGCGTCTGGTATCGCCGACGCGGTCATGCCACCCCGCTTCTCGAACGGATACTTCCCACTTCGCAATCGGTTCGGCATCCTCGTCGAGACACATTCGTGGAAGGACTATCCGACCCGCGTCGGTGTGACCTACAACACGGTCATCGCGCTGCTGGAGCTTGCTGCCGAGCAGGGCGCGTCCTGGCGCGATCTCGCGGCCGAGGCCGACACCCGTGCCGCCGAACTCGGCGGCGTGAGTGTGCCGTTGGCCTACGACGCAACCGACAAGACACGCCTCGTCGAGTTCCGCGGCTATGCGTACACGCGTACTCAATCGGAGATCTCCGGCGCGCTGATGACTCGCTACGATGAGAGCAAGCCACAGATCTGGAAGGTCCCGCTGCGTGACGATGTTCAGCCAAGCCTGACCATCAACGCCCCCGCCGGCGGATACATCGTCCCCGCAGCACACGCTGGCTGGATGAGCGAGAAGCTCGAGCTGCATGGCATCGAGCTCAGGACAATGCGCGAGCGACTACCGCAGGCGCGCGTGGAGACCTTTCGCGCCGCGAAGGCCAGCTTTGCACCCGAGCCGTTCGAGGGTCATCAGCGCCTCACCCTGGAGGGGCAGTGGAAGCAGGAGACGCGCGATGTGCCAGCCGGCTCGCTGTTCGTCCCGATCGCGCAAGCAAAGGCGCGTCTGGTGATGGCGCTGCTCGAGCCGCAAGCGCCAGACTCCTTTGCGGCCTGGGGAGAGCTCAACAGCGCGTTCGAGCGGACAGAGTACATGGAGGACTACGTGGCGGAGGAGGTCGCGCGGGACATGCTGAAGACCGATCCGGCGCTGAAGGCGGAGTTCGAGCGCAGGCTCGCGGACGATCCCGACTTCGCCAAGGACCCGGCGGCGCGTCTCCAGTTCTTCTACCGTCGCCACAGCTCGTGGGATGAGCGCTACAACCTGTATCCGGTGATGCGTACGGCAGCGGTGCCCTGATCCGGCGCCGACGTTACACAAACGTCAGGCGCCGGCGTTACCGTGGTTCTCGTCGTAGTAACGGCTGTCCCATGCGGATGGAGCCCCCTTCGCGGATGTGGTCGCAAATCGTGACATCGCCGCTCGCCAAGACGATGATCGTCGAGCCATGGTGGAAGTAGCCGAGCTCTTCTCCCTTCTCGAACGACGCCCGACAGGGGATCCGGTTGGGGCCCCCGTACTTCACATCGAGCCGCACGTCGAGGACGTGCAGCTGAATGCTTGCCACCAGGATCGCAGCGATGGGGACCAGCGTGAGTGGCTCCCGGGACAGACGAAGGCGCGTCCGCAGGATCGCACGCTCGTTCTTGCAGTAGAGCCGCTCTATGCGGCGGAGCGCGATGGGATTCACGTTCCACGTATCACCTGCGACATAGATCACCTCGTCCACGTCGCAATCGCCCGGTGCGTGGAAGCGATGGTACATGTTCGATCGAAGTCGCAGCGTGACGTAGACGCCATCGCGGTGGAGCTCGGCGAGCGCGGGATCTACCAGCAGCTCGTCGAGCGTGTACGTCAGCCCCTTCGCTTGAATCAGCTCGGTCCCTTCGACGCGCCCCGATGCGACGACAATCGCATCACAAGGGCTGACGAGCACCTCGGGCCTGGAATCGATCGGCCGGGCTCCCTCCTTGAGCTCTCGCACGAAGCAGTCGTGCAGACTGCTGAAGCGGCTCTTCTTCGCTTCGTGCAAGTTGAGGTCGCCGCCGAAACGCTGCCAGACCACCATCGACGCGCGGCAGAGCAGCGGATGCTCGATCCGGCTGAACCAGCCCATGAACCTCGTCGCCAGCCGACGCGGAATCCGGTTGGTCAGGAGGAAGTTGATCCGGTCGTGCTGAGCGATCCGCTCGATCACCGATGGAGCGTGTCTCACTGGGAGGATGTCGAATGGTGACGACGGCTGTCGTACTGGGGGCCGCGCTCGTTGCCCTGGTCATTCCTCGCGCCCGCGCCCGCCTGCGGCTCTCGCGGGCGAAGCATCCCTCTCCGTCTGGCCACGCGCGCATCGCGAAGCGCCTGGCGACGCTCGTTCCCTTCTATACGTTCGACGCAGGCCGGTTCTTCCAGTCCGACGGTGCGCCGCCGCACGTCGCGGAACGCCGCCGTGCGGGCTTCATGCGGCTCGCCGAGCTGCTGCGCGAGCGGGCGCCAGAGACCATCCGTGTCACGGAAGCGATCGAGCCTGGTATCTCCGACCTCCAGTTCACCGGGCTCTATCGCGTTCCTTTCCAGTACAGCCACTTCGTCCGTCAGCATCTGAAGGTCGGCGCGCTCGCCCAGGAATCGAACGGGGTTCTCGTCAAGGATCTCGATGGCAACCTTGCCTACGATGTCGCCGGCTCGTACGGCGTGAACGTCTTCGGCTACGACTTCTACAAGGAGTGCATCGACAACGGCATCGATCGCGTGAGGGCGCTGGGCCCGCTGCTCGGGACGTATCACCCGGTCATCGAGGAGAACAGTCGGCGCCTCCGGGCCATCTCCGGGCTGGACGAGGTGTCCTTTCACATGTCCGGTACCGAGGCGGTGATGCAGGCGGTGCGCCTTGCCCGCTATCACACCCAACGCAGCCACCTGGTTCAGTTTTGCGGGGCGTATCACGGATGGTGGGACGGCGTGCAGCCGGGCGTCGGCAACCCGCGTGCGGTCCACGACGTGTACGTGCTGAAGGAGATGGACGAAGCGACGCTGCGAGTGCTCGAGAGCCGGCGCGACATCGCCTGCGTGTTGGTGAACCCCCTGCAGGCGCTGCATCCGAACCGGAGCGCGCCAGGCGACGGGGCGCTGATAGGGAGCGCCGCCTCCCCCACTGTCGATCGGACGACGTATTCCGTGTGGCTGCGGCAACTGCGAGAGATCTGCACCGCGCGCGGCATCGTTTTGATCGTAGACGAGGTCTTCCTCGGATTCCGCCTGGCCTACGGTGGTGCGCAGGAGTACTTCGGCGTGCGGGCCGATATGGTGACCTACGGCAAGACGGTCGGCGGAGGGCTTCCAATTGGTGTGCTCTGCGGGCAACGACGGCTGATGAAGCGGTTTCGCGACGACCGCCCGGCCGACGTCTGCTTCGCGCGCGGCACGTTCAACGCGCATCCCTACGTGATGGGCGCGATGAACGAGTTCCTGCGGCGAGTCGACACGCCGGCAGTGCGCGAGTCCTACGCTCGCGCAGACGAGGTATGGAACAGCCGTGCTGCGGCGCTGAACCAGGCGCTCGCCAGCCGACAACTGCCGGTGCAGGTGGCGAACCTCTGCTCGGTCTGGACCGTTCACTACACCGTGCCTTCGCGCTACAACTGGATGTTCCAGTATTACTTGCGGGCCCACGGTCTCGCCCTCAGTTGGGTGGGCAGCGGGCGCCTGATCTTCAGCCACAACTACTCGGATACGGACTTCGCAGCAGTGGCCGAGCGGTTCCTGGCCGCCGCGTCGGCAATGCAACAAGACGGCTGGTGGCATACCGATGGCCTTACCGACGCGGCGCTCAAGAGACGGGTGCTCTGGGAGATGCTCGCCACGCGAGTCCCGTGGCTGGATCCGCTCACGCCGTCCGATGCGGAACGATTGGATCGACCAGCTCGCCCCGTAGCACGTGCAGCGGAGCCTTGTGATACAGCTCCAGGTCGTGAAACGGGTCTGTGAGGATCTTCGTGAACCACACAATCCCCGTCTGGACGTCCCTGAGGAAGAACAGCTGGACGCTTCGGCCGACCAGGGCTGCGCCAGCCAACGTGAGCCAGAGGATCGAGACATTGTCCGCGAAGGCGCGCCAGTTGGTGTGCGCCTCGAACAGGCCGAGGAGCGTCGGGTCGAGCAGGAGCAGCAGCGGACAGCACATCCAGATCGTCAGCAGGACGACCTTCCGGCGCAGGTTGTAGCCGACCTTGATCTCCTCCTTGTACTCGTGCGTGGCTTGATTCGCCTCATCGTAGTCTCTCGGCTCGAAGAAGAAGTGCCCGATCTGTCGCACGGGCATGGCCACCAGCCACGCGAGCAGCACGGCAACCGTCGGCTCCAGGAAGATGAACACGTACGCGCCGATGAAGCTCAGCGCGCTGAAGAAATGTAGCGACTGGTTGATCCGGCTGTGATGGTAGTAGCGATGATCGTCCCAGCGCTGCTTCGCGAGGGCCTCGAGAAACGTCATGGTCGATGGTCTCCGGGTTGGCATTTACGGCACACGACGACCGATGAGACGCGCAGGTTGACATGGTCGACCGAGAGCGCGGTCAACCCAGCGTCCCGCAGGAAGGCGTCGAGCTCTAGGTTCCAGTTCACGCCGGTCGCACGGGTCGCCACACCGCCGGCGAGGCGTGTGGTCACCCCGGTACTCCCGTCAGCGGGTGCGAAGTGGTTGAGTAAGACGAGGCGCCCGCCTGGCCGGCAGACGCGTAGCATCTCGCGCGCGACGAGAAGCGGATCCGGTACCACGTTGATGACATAGGGCGCGTAGACGGCGTCGAATCGCGCGTCGGGAAAGGCGAGCTGGGTTCCGTCCATCCGGCAGAGCGCGACGTGGCCCACCCGGCGGCGTGCGAGACGGGCGCGGGCACGCGCCAGCATGGGCGCCGAGAGATCGATGGCCACGACCTGGCAGCCGGAGGGGTAGCCCACCGCGCTGAGGCCGGTGCCGACGCCGATTTCCAGGATCCGTTCGCCCGCACGGGGGGAGAGCCGAGCCATTGCGCGCCGACGGCCATGCTGCAACCCGACGCCGTAGAGGAGGTCGTAAACAGGCGCCAGTCGCTTGTAGACGGCCTCCACGGGCGGCACGGTTGAGCCGTGGCGCCAGGGGCCATCCGGTGAAGCCCGCCTCCTGATCCGCAGTCTGCCCTGCAGTGCCCCTCCAGCGACCGCGCGTGATCGTGAATCGACGGCGCGACGGTTGTGACATTATCAAACGGCCGTGTAACAGCTGCTTGGCGACAATGCGAACTTCGTACAACGGATCTCACACGAGAGTGAATGCCGCGATACCGGCACGACGTACAGCGCCGCATGTGCCGCGCCGCGAAGCGCATGAAACAGGCAATTGACCGCTGACCGCCTTCTGACTACATTTCGAAGGGAATCATGCGGCGCCCCAACCACGAATAGTGAGCGGCCGTGATGACCAGCCGGCTCACGGGAACGCGACATGGCCGCCTTCAACATTCGTGCCCACGACGCCAATCGCAAGCGGCTCGATGACCGCATCGACGTGCTCGTGCGGGATCTAACCTCTGGGCAGATCGTTGCGAACGAGCGCGACAAGAAGGGCACGTCGACGGTCAAGATCGACGGCCTGACGCCGCGGCGGGTCTACAGTGTGCAGCTGTTTCCCCTTCGACATCGGCCAGTTGGCGCTGTGCAGCAGGCGCCGCACGAGCCGCGCCCAGCCAATGTGCACCTCTTCTGCCCAGTGCATCCTGGCAGGGTGATCGAGGTCACCTTTCCGAGCTATGGCGCGCTGCTGCACGAGCTCAGCGACGTGCTCGACAGGAGCGTGCTCGAAGCCGGCGGTCCGAGCGCTGGGGTCGGTAGCTCGAAGGGGCAGGGACTGTACGACGGTCTGGAGCCTATCCCGAAGGCAGGGCTCCTAAACGTGTTCACGAAGATGAGTAATACCGTCACCGGCGGGCGGGCGATGTGGAGCTTCGTGACCGACGTATACCGCGTCCGCGGCGACCGAATCTTTGCGAACGTGACAAAGGACTTTCGCGACCACGTGAAGTCTGCCGTCTCGGCCGGCGACTTCTCACCCGTCAGCGACAAGCTGCACACGCCACCGCCCGGCTTTGCCTCTGCCGGCTCCTTCAAGCACGAGCGCTTTCCGGCAGGCGTCCTGCAATTGACGTTCTTCTCGTCGGTGAACGACCTCAAGTTCA
It includes:
- a CDS encoding alpha-N-arabinofuranosidase, with the translated sequence MTSRRSFLGQLASSSAALAAGSWLSGIGYAQGRGPARTVINRARTRAELDRRLLGAFLEHLGRAIYTGVYEPDSPLADKNGFRSDVITEVRELGVPIMRYPGGNFVSGYNWLDGVGPKDQRPTVLERAWNSLETNQFGTNEFIEWCRLVDTEPLLAFNLGTGTPEKAVAYVEYCNLDKGTKWSDLRRQHGYQQPHNVRYWCLGNEMDGPWQMGHMPAREYGRKARDTARQLRVLDDTLTLIACGSSNTILPTYLVWDREVLEECYDQVDAISLHNYYGNTPELTGEDTSRYLAMNLDMEGQIHEIAAVCDYVQGVLKSPKRLWLSFDEWNVWYRARGGRFANGQREFAPRLLEEPYNLEDALLVGGFLNTLLRESERVRVGCLAQIVNVIAPLVTNEKGVLRQTIYYPYAWALQYARGQVLDLLVESETYPIRAEGLRPDFARDDQVPYADVTVTVDASRNEACVLVLNRDLDSERELMLDWRDPTPTRVLASQTLTGADLKAVNTFEQPTRVTPQQIDAPQPAAKMTLKLPPRSYSVFHLSTA
- a CDS encoding peptidase M14 translates to MQSRLAACSLSRVFVAVVLVVAAAGRAPLHPPLVAHGQAAASAASSDALVTVAERSGYQRTGRYDEVVTLCAAFQKAFPEHVRCTEFGRTPEGRPMLALLASTVGALTVDAARARGLPVLLVQGGIHAGEIDGKDAGFRALRELLQGRAAKGALDHLVLVFVPVFNVDGHERFGRWNRPNQRGPEEMGWRTTAQNLNLNRDYAVADAPEMHAMLRLLDAWDPIVTADLHVTDGAQFEHDVSITLEPLYSGDPALRKTGRTIRDTLLSKLTAQGSLPLPFYPAFLTPDDPASGIADAVMPPRFSNGYFPLRNRFGILVETHSWKDYPTRVGVTYNTVIALLELAAEQGASWRDLAAEADTRAAELGGVSVPLAYDATDKTRLVEFRGYAYTRTQSEISGALMTRYDESKPQIWKVPLRDDVQPSLTINAPAGGYIVPAAHAGWMSEKLELHGIELRTMRERLPQARVETFRAAKASFAPEPFEGHQRLTLEGQWKQETRDVPAGSLFVPIAQAKARLVMALLEPQAPDSFAAWGELNSAFERTEYMEDYVAEEVARDMLKTDPALKAEFERRLADDPDFAKDPAARLQFFYRRHSSWDERYNLYPVMRTAAVP
- the psd gene encoding phosphatidylserine decarboxylase (Phosphatidylserine decarboxylase is synthesized as a single chain precursor. Generation of the pyruvoyl active site from a Ser is coupled to cleavage of a Gly-Ser bond between the larger (beta) and smaller (alpha chains). It is an integral membrane protein.) codes for the protein MGWFSRIEHPLLCRASMVVWQRFGGDLNLHEAKKSRFSSLHDCFVRELKEGARPIDSRPEVLVSPCDAIVVASGRVEGTELIQAKGLTYTLDELLVDPALAELHRDGVYVTLRLRSNMYHRFHAPGDCDVDEVIYVAGDTWNVNPIALRRIERLYCKNERAILRTRLRLSREPLTLVPIAAILVASIQLHVLDVRLDVKYGGPNRIPCRASFEKGEELGYFHHGSTIIVLASGDVTICDHIREGGSIRMGQPLLRREPR
- a CDS encoding aminotransferase class III-fold pyridoxal phosphate-dependent enzyme — translated: MVTTAVVLGAALVALVIPRARARLRLSRAKHPSPSGHARIAKRLATLVPFYTFDAGRFFQSDGAPPHVAERRRAGFMRLAELLRERAPETIRVTEAIEPGISDLQFTGLYRVPFQYSHFVRQHLKVGALAQESNGVLVKDLDGNLAYDVAGSYGVNVFGYDFYKECIDNGIDRVRALGPLLGTYHPVIEENSRRLRAISGLDEVSFHMSGTEAVMQAVRLARYHTQRSHLVQFCGAYHGWWDGVQPGVGNPRAVHDVYVLKEMDEATLRVLESRRDIACVLVNPLQALHPNRSAPGDGALIGSAASPTVDRTTYSVWLRQLREICTARGIVLIVDEVFLGFRLAYGGAQEYFGVRADMVTYGKTVGGGLPIGVLCGQRRLMKRFRDDRPADVCFARGTFNAHPYVMGAMNEFLRRVDTPAVRESYARADEVWNSRAAALNQALASRQLPVQVANLCSVWTVHYTVPSRYNWMFQYYLRAHGLALSWVGSGRLIFSHNYSDTDFAAVAERFLAAASAMQQDGWWHTDGLTDAALKRRVLWEMLATRVPWLDPLTPSDAERLDRPARPVARAAEPCDTAPGRETGL
- a CDS encoding methyltransferase domain-containing protein, producing MQGRLRIRRRASPDGPWRHGSTVPPVEAVYKRLAPVYDLLYGVGLQHGRRRAMARLSPRAGERILEIGVGTGLSAVGYPSGCQVVAIDLSAPMLARARARLARRRVGHVALCRMDGTQLAFPDARFDAVYAPYVINVVPDPLLVAREMLRVCRPGGRLVLLNHFAPADGSTGVTTRLAGGVATRATGVNWNLELDAFLRDAGLTALSVDHVNLRVSSVVVCRKCQPGDHRP